In one window of Larus michahellis unplaced genomic scaffold, bLarMic1.1 SCAFFOLD_85, whole genome shotgun sequence DNA:
- the LOC141736933 gene encoding zinc finger and BTB domain-containing protein 9-like — translation MAAEGGRVQISFPQHAAALLDSLNRLRLEGKFCDVAVHVGGRIFPAHKSVLAAASPFFHDKLLLQDGGRLLLPPAIDPDAFEGLLHLIYSGRLTLLLEALPGHLLVASGLQMWHVVDQCSEILRELEGGPCRWAGRGSEVTSSSSSSGRGGEASSSWTARGGDGAYGDGSSCTSHGGDGGSSWATRGGDGSSCPTRGGDGASSWPNRGGDGSSSSSWTTRGGDSSSCPTRGGDGASSWSTRGGDGSSSSPWPVRGGDGSSWATCGGDAATPSFTKEGGEEVLKIRVATDVVPAATSSLSSLLKDTGEEVLKICVEEDEEEEEEEEEEGGHRRRHRPTAALQIVLEEDEEEDGAPGDAHEPPKIFYIKQEAGDGATVEGLLPAAELAGGFAPAEVSYVIPAGGGGTMVTTGGTLVTGGGAAVFPQPSWKPVDLHGNEILGRGQALHAPVKLGAAPDGKRFGCLCGKRFAVKPKRDRHIMLTFSLRPFACAACHKRFKLKHHLTEHMKTHDGAGRACERCGRRFRLRSGLDKHRPLCQGARWGGGCWACD, via the exons ATGGCGGCGGAGGGGGGCCGGGTGCAgatctccttcccccagcacgCGGCGGCGCTGCTGGACTCCCTCAACCGCCTGCGGCTGGAGGGGAAGTTCTGCGACGTGGCCGTCCACGTGGGCGGCCGCATCTTCCCGGCCCACAAGAGCGTCCTGGCCGCCGCGTCCCCTTTCTTCCACgacaagctgctgctgcaggatggggggcgcctgctgctgccccccgccATCGACCCCGACGCCTTCGAGGGGCTCCTGCACCTCATCTACTCCGGGCGGTTGACGTTGCTGTTGGAGGCCCTGCCCGGTCATCTCTTGGTGGCCAGCGGTCTCCAGATGTGGCACGTGGTGGACCAGTGCTCGGAGatcctgagggagctggagggggggcCCTGCCGGTGGGCTGGGCGGGGCAGCGAGGTgacatcatcatcgtcatcaagcGGCCGCGGTGGTGAGGCTTCATCATCCTGGACCGCCCGTGGTGGAGATGGGGCTTA TGGAGATGGGTCTTCATGCACCAGCCACGGTGGAGATGGAGGATCATCGTGGGCCACCCGCGGTGGAGATGGGTCATCGTGTCCCACCCGCGGTGGGGACGGAGCGTCATCGTGGCCCAACCGTGGTGGAGATGGGTCTTCATCCTCCTCGTGGACCACGCGCGGGGGCGATAGCTCATCGTGTCCCACCCGCGGTGGCGATGGAGCATCCTCATGGTCCACCCGTGGTGGCGATGGCTCTTCATCATCGCCATGGCCCGTGCGTGGTGGCGATGGCTCTTCATGGGCCACCTGTGGCGGTGACGCGGCAACGCCATCTTTCACCAAGGAGGGGGGCGAGGAGGTCCTCAAAATCCGCGTGGCCACTGATGTGGTGCCAGCAGCCACGTCGTCCCTGAGCTCCCTCCTGAAGGACACGGGCGAGGAGGTCCTCAAGATCTGCgtggaggaggacgaggaggaagaagaagaggaggaggaagagggcggccaccgccgccgccaccgccccacCGCCGCCCTCCAGATCGtgctggaggaggatgaggaggaagacgGGGCCCCCGGAGACGCCCACGAGCCCCCCAAGATCTTCTACATCAAGCAAGAAGCGGGCGACGGCGCCACCGTTGAGGGCCTCCTGCCGGCGGCGGAGTTGGCCGGGGGCTTCGCCCCGGCGGAGGTGAGCTACGTCatcccggccggcggcggcgggacgatGGTGACAACGGGCGGCACGCTGGTGacaggcggcggggcggccgtCTTCCCGCAGCCGTCTTGGAAACCGGTGGACCTTCACGGGAACGAGATCCTGGGCCGGGGCCAAGCGCTTCACGCCCCGGTGAAGCTGGGAGCGGCTCCCGACGGCAAACGCTTCGGTTGCCTGTGCGGCAAACGCTTCGCCGTCAAGCCCAAGCGGGACCGGCACATCATGCTGACCTTCAGCCTGCGGCCCTTCGCCTGCGCCGCCTGCCACAAGCGCTTCAAGCTGAAGCACCATCTGACGGAGCACATGAAGACCCACGACGGGGCCGGCAGggcctgcgagcgctgcggccgCCGCTTCCGCCTGCGCAGCGGGCTGGACAAACACCGGCCCCTCTGCCAGGGGGctcgctggggaggggggtgctgggCCTGCGACTGA